A genomic window from Streptomyces mirabilis includes:
- a CDS encoding DUF3152 domain-containing protein, with product MGRSSRLLRYEVVVEDGLKQSAADVAKQVEGVLADPRGWTADGESAFRRVTGGTPDFVVRLATPGTVDKGPTHHGTCRALTGHPHRRRSASGGLP from the coding sequence GTGGGGCGGAGCAGCCGACTGCTGCGCTACGAGGTCGTCGTCGAGGACGGTCTCAAACAGTCGGCCGCCGACGTCGCCAAGCAGGTGGAGGGCGTACTCGCCGACCCGCGCGGCTGGACGGCCGACGGCGAGAGCGCGTTCCGGCGCGTCACCGGCGGCACGCCCGACTTCGTCGTACGGCTCGCCACACCGGGAACGGTGGACAAAGGGCCGACTCATCACGGGACCTGCCGTGCCCTGACCGGCCACCCTCACCGGCGCCGAAGCGCTTCGGGAGGTCTTCCTTGA
- a CDS encoding DMT family transporter, whose product MSAPTASPRFLALVGTVVLWASAFPAIRVGIDGLGVAALSFLRLLIAAVALLAVAPFAKVRLPRRGDLPLITLCGATGMTAYQVLLNWGEVHVEAGTASLLIAIAPVFSVLLGSLFLGERLTRTIVVGSVVALAGAAVVSLAEGTSGFSLSALVILAAAVVQGVYHFASKPLLRHYTGLEVATYAMVAGTVFALPLIPATWHAAVHAPAAALASAAYLGLLPSALGFVIWAYAVARLPLAVSTAALYLVPPVALIVSFVWLAEVPRPIALAGGAISVAGVILISRHQRNHHPTDVPVVDASEPQGAACA is encoded by the coding sequence ATGTCCGCACCCACCGCCTCGCCCCGCTTCCTCGCCCTGGTCGGCACCGTCGTGCTGTGGGCGTCGGCCTTTCCCGCCATCCGGGTCGGCATCGACGGCCTGGGAGTGGCGGCCCTGTCGTTCCTGCGGCTCCTGATCGCCGCCGTCGCGCTGCTGGCCGTGGCGCCCTTCGCGAAGGTGCGGCTGCCGCGACGCGGCGACCTGCCGCTGATCACCCTGTGCGGGGCCACCGGCATGACCGCGTACCAGGTTCTGCTCAACTGGGGTGAAGTGCATGTGGAGGCCGGGACCGCGAGCCTGCTCATCGCGATCGCCCCGGTCTTCAGTGTGCTGCTGGGAAGCCTGTTCCTCGGCGAGCGGCTCACCCGCACCATCGTCGTCGGCAGCGTCGTCGCGCTCGCGGGCGCGGCCGTCGTCAGCCTGGCCGAGGGCACCAGCGGGTTCTCCCTCTCGGCCCTCGTCATCCTGGCGGCCGCCGTGGTCCAAGGGGTCTACCACTTCGCGAGCAAGCCCCTGCTGCGCCACTACACCGGTCTGGAGGTCGCCACCTACGCGATGGTCGCGGGTACGGTCTTCGCGCTGCCCCTGATCCCGGCCACCTGGCACGCGGCCGTCCACGCCCCGGCCGCCGCACTCGCTTCCGCCGCCTACCTGGGCCTCCTGCCCTCCGCCCTCGGCTTCGTCATCTGGGCCTACGCCGTTGCCCGGCTGCCGCTCGCCGTCTCCACCGCGGCCCTGTACCTGGTGCCGCCGGTGGCCCTGATCGTCTCCTTCGTCTGGCTGGCGGAGGTGCCCCGCCCCATCGCGCTGGCCGGTGGCGCGATCAGTGTCGCGGGAGTGATCCTGATCAGCCGACACCAGCGGAACCATCACCCCACCGACGTCCCCGTCGTGGACGCGTCCGAGCCGCAAGGAGCCGCCTGTGCTTGA
- a CDS encoding SDR family oxidoreductase produces the protein MTPVFPRPAPGLGEPQPQLRRTIMKVAIITGASSGIGQSAAIQIARRGTGVILTYGNNAQGGLETAAAIEKDGGTAVALPLDVGETGAFPAFRRSVVDVLRDTWRRDTFDYLVNNAGFAHTSLIEDTTEEMFDRLMRVLLKGPYFLTQRLLPLMEDGGAIVNTSSNSAMRSGLEPGYSAYASMKGGLDVLSRYMAKEFSTRGIRVNSISPGSTRTRIADNAFERFPEVVPALAAKTALGRVGEPDDIGMMIAALLSEESRWVTAQNIEVSGGYNL, from the coding sequence GTGACACCCGTGTTCCCGAGGCCCGCCCCGGGCCTCGGCGAACCTCAACCACAGCTCAGGAGAACCATCATGAAGGTAGCAATCATCACTGGCGCCAGCTCCGGTATCGGGCAGAGCGCGGCGATCCAGATCGCCAGGCGAGGAACCGGAGTCATTCTGACCTACGGCAACAACGCCCAGGGAGGGTTGGAGACGGCGGCCGCGATCGAGAAGGACGGGGGCACTGCCGTCGCGCTGCCGCTGGACGTCGGTGAGACCGGCGCCTTCCCGGCCTTCCGCCGCTCCGTGGTCGACGTGTTGCGCGACACCTGGCGACGCGACACGTTCGACTACCTGGTCAACAACGCCGGCTTCGCACACACGTCACTGATCGAGGATACGACCGAGGAGATGTTCGACAGGCTGATGCGGGTTCTGCTCAAGGGCCCGTACTTCCTGACGCAACGCCTGCTGCCGCTGATGGAAGACGGTGGGGCCATCGTCAACACGAGCAGCAACTCGGCGATGAGGTCGGGCCTGGAGCCTGGGTACTCGGCCTACGCGTCGATGAAGGGCGGCCTCGACGTGCTGAGCCGCTACATGGCCAAGGAGTTCAGCACGCGAGGCATCCGCGTCAATTCCATTTCACCGGGCTCGACGCGCACCCGGATCGCCGACAACGCCTTCGAGCGGTTTCCCGAAGTCGTCCCGGCCCTCGCGGCGAAGACCGCTCTCGGCCGGGTCGGCGAACCCGATGACATCGGCATGATGATCGCCGCTCTGCTCTCCGAGGAAAGTCGCTGGGTCACCGCTCAGAACATCGAGGTGTCGGGAGGCTACAACTTGTAG
- a CDS encoding alpha/beta hydrolase, translating to MTLARPALDPELGALLADMPLMSHLGPELLAQLRLLPSTPVERLLEGRSVDRREVTVSGEDGARIPLSVFSPTGTAHATGAPCVYWIHGGGMVMGDRFSQIDIPLEWLDLFGAVVVSVDYRLAPEVGGTTLVDDCYRGLLWIAEHADELGIDPARIVVAGASAGGGLAAGVTLMARDGGTLPIAAQVLICPMLDHRNVTTSSRQYSGDPGVWTREMNEFGWRSVLGDLRAEQVPGHVSPAVADDLSGLPTTYVDAGSAEVFRDEDVAYATRIWAAGGQAELHVWAGGFHGFDALYPQARVSAEARRTRNAWLARVLSPASVA from the coding sequence GTGACTCTCGCACGACCCGCCTTGGACCCCGAACTGGGCGCACTGCTCGCCGACATGCCGCTCATGAGCCACCTCGGCCCCGAACTGCTCGCGCAGTTGCGTCTGCTCCCGTCGACACCGGTCGAGCGCCTTCTCGAAGGCCGCTCGGTCGACCGGCGCGAGGTCACCGTGTCGGGCGAGGACGGTGCGCGGATTCCCCTGTCGGTCTTCAGTCCTACCGGGACCGCGCACGCCACGGGGGCACCGTGCGTCTACTGGATACACGGCGGTGGGATGGTCATGGGAGATCGCTTCTCCCAGATCGACATCCCGCTGGAGTGGCTCGACCTGTTCGGTGCCGTCGTGGTCTCCGTGGACTACCGGTTGGCGCCCGAAGTCGGCGGCACGACTCTGGTCGACGACTGCTACCGGGGGCTGCTGTGGATCGCCGAGCACGCCGACGAGTTGGGCATCGACCCCGCCCGCATCGTCGTGGCGGGAGCCAGCGCCGGCGGTGGCCTCGCCGCAGGGGTCACCCTGATGGCACGCGACGGCGGCACCCTGCCGATCGCCGCCCAGGTGCTCATCTGCCCCATGCTCGACCACCGCAACGTCACCACCTCGAGCCGTCAGTATTCCGGCGATCCCGGTGTCTGGACCCGTGAGATGAACGAGTTCGGCTGGCGCTCGGTGCTCGGCGACCTCCGGGCCGAGCAGGTGCCCGGCCATGTCTCCCCCGCGGTGGCCGACGACCTCTCGGGCCTGCCGACCACCTACGTCGACGCCGGCTCGGCCGAGGTCTTCCGCGACGAGGATGTCGCCTACGCCACCCGTATCTGGGCGGCCGGCGGCCAGGCGGAACTCCATGTCTGGGCGGGAGGCTTCCACGGGTTCGACGCCCTGTACCCGCAGGCGCGTGTCTCGGCCGAGGCCCGCCGCACACGCAACGCCTGGCTCGCCCGAGTCCTGTCCCCAGCCTCCGTCGCATAG
- a CDS encoding Dyp-type peroxidase, translated as MVESQFVIAPPAKAALFLVCTMAPGGEPAVRDLLQDVAGLRRSVSFRAPDAGLSCVVGIGSAAWDRLFAGPRPRDLHPFVALTGSRHRAPSTPGDLLFHLRAHHMDLCFELAQLIGERLYGAVAVVDEVHGFKYFDERDLLGFVDGSENPEGRVAADAVFIGDEDPDFAGGSYVIVQKYVHDLAAWNALPTQEQEKVIGRTKLANVEMPDDIKPADSHVALNTITDADGNERKILRDNMPFGSIGQREFGTYFIGYARTPEVTEQMLRNMFLGDHPHTHDRILDFSTAVTGCLFHVPSVDLLDDPPAAPTGAPATEGSLGIGSLKGA; from the coding sequence GTGGTTGAGTCGCAGTTCGTGATCGCCCCGCCCGCCAAAGCCGCCCTGTTCCTCGTGTGCACCATGGCACCTGGCGGCGAGCCCGCTGTTCGCGATCTGCTCCAGGATGTGGCCGGGTTGCGACGATCGGTCAGTTTCCGCGCTCCGGACGCGGGGCTGAGTTGCGTCGTCGGCATCGGCTCCGCCGCCTGGGACCGGCTCTTCGCAGGACCCCGCCCACGCGATCTGCATCCGTTCGTCGCGTTGACGGGCTCCCGGCACCGAGCCCCGTCCACCCCAGGTGACCTGCTCTTCCATCTGCGAGCCCACCACATGGACCTTTGTTTCGAACTGGCCCAGTTGATCGGCGAACGCCTCTACGGAGCGGTCGCCGTGGTGGACGAGGTGCACGGTTTCAAGTACTTCGACGAGCGCGACCTCCTCGGCTTCGTCGACGGCAGCGAGAACCCCGAGGGCCGGGTCGCGGCCGACGCGGTGTTCATCGGTGACGAGGACCCCGATTTCGCGGGCGGCAGCTACGTGATCGTGCAGAAGTACGTGCACGACCTTGCCGCCTGGAACGCGTTGCCCACGCAGGAACAGGAAAAGGTCATCGGCCGCACAAAGCTGGCGAACGTCGAAATGCCGGACGACATCAAGCCCGCGGACTCGCATGTCGCACTGAACACCATCACCGACGCGGACGGAAACGAACGGAAGATCCTCCGTGACAACATGCCGTTCGGCAGCATCGGGCAAAGGGAGTTCGGTACCTACTTCATCGGCTATGCGCGCACTCCCGAGGTGACCGAGCAGATGCTGAGGAACATGTTCCTCGGTGACCACCCCCATACCCACGACCGAATCCTCGACTTCTCCACGGCGGTCACCGGCTGTCTGTTCCACGTACCGAGCGTCGATCTCCTCGACGACCCACCCGCCGCGCCCACCGGAGCGCCGGCGACCGAGGGCTCCCTGGGGATCGGCAGTCTCAAAGGAGCCTGA
- a CDS encoding VOC family protein yields MSTQQREQDDATDVVKEPTMSMRLEVAVIPVTDVSRALHFYRSLGWRLDADFEASPRFRLVQLTPPGSECSIHFGRGITPAAPGSAHNYLVVSDLEQACADLISRGVEVSEIYHNVYDAGVQDQADGPDPEGRSYASFASFSDPDGNGWVLQEVQVRLPGR; encoded by the coding sequence ATGAGCACCCAGCAGAGAGAGCAGGACGACGCAACGGACGTCGTCAAGGAGCCGACCATGAGCATGAGGCTCGAGGTCGCCGTCATCCCGGTCACCGACGTCAGTCGCGCCCTGCACTTCTATCGGAGCCTGGGGTGGCGGCTCGACGCGGACTTCGAGGCCAGTCCGAGATTCCGGCTCGTGCAGCTCACGCCACCGGGGTCGGAATGCTCGATTCACTTCGGCCGCGGGATCACCCCCGCGGCGCCGGGCTCCGCCCACAACTACCTTGTGGTCTCCGACTTGGAGCAGGCCTGCGCCGACCTGATCAGCAGAGGCGTCGAGGTGAGCGAGATCTACCACAACGTCTATGACGCGGGCGTGCAGGATCAGGCGGACGGTCCCGATCCAGAGGGCCGCAGCTACGCGTCATTCGCCTCGTTCAGCGATCCGGACGGCAACGGGTGGGTGCTGCAAGAGGTCCAGGTGCGACTACCGGGGCGGTGA
- a CDS encoding DUF1345 domain-containing protein, whose translation MSIRLSLSAVPRLGISVAVGAAVGVAVALSSDTPLAILAGIAATQTFFVVVGWIVLWPMDAAATRRNARREDLRPVLEEIVVVTVALCGLVGIVVFLLGNSDSGHAATALLGVFMAWAALHLMYATRYAYLYYVDSGGGIDFNSDQPPAYRDFFYFSYNLGMTYQVSDTDVSSAVVRSMVLRHTLLSYVFGTSILATAINLFAGILVH comes from the coding sequence GTGAGCATCCGTTTGTCGCTTTCCGCAGTCCCACGGCTCGGCATCTCGGTCGCCGTCGGCGCGGCGGTCGGCGTGGCCGTCGCATTGTCCAGCGACACCCCGCTGGCCATTCTCGCGGGTATCGCCGCGACCCAGACGTTCTTCGTGGTGGTCGGCTGGATCGTGCTGTGGCCGATGGACGCCGCCGCGACCCGACGCAACGCTCGACGCGAGGACCTGCGTCCCGTCCTCGAAGAAATCGTCGTCGTCACCGTCGCTCTGTGCGGTCTGGTCGGCATCGTGGTATTCCTGCTCGGCAACTCCGACAGTGGCCATGCCGCGACGGCGCTGCTCGGCGTGTTCATGGCCTGGGCGGCACTGCATCTGATGTACGCCACCCGCTACGCGTACCTGTACTACGTGGATTCCGGGGGCGGGATCGATTTCAACTCCGACCAGCCGCCGGCGTACCGGGACTTCTTCTACTTCAGCTACAACCTCGGCATGACCTACCAGGTCTCCGACACCGACGTCTCCAGTGCGGTGGTCCGCTCGATGGTGCTCCGGCACACATTGCTGTCGTACGTCTTCGGCACCAGCATTCTGGCTACCGCCATCAACCTCTTCGCAGGAATCCTCGTTCACTGA
- a CDS encoding metalloregulator ArsR/SmtB family transcription factor, with the protein MDWVFKALADPTRRLLLDRLREHNGQTLSELCERLDMTRQSATQHLDILGRANLVTVVRRGRERLHYLNPTPIHELEERWISGFDKPRLQAISAIKNQAEEYAMTDGPTSVPTYVYVTYIRASAEQVWQALTDADLTARYWGHANISDWQPGSTWEHRRVDGSGAVDVVGHVLKTEPPTRLVITFEDTPDAGTPREPSVVTFLVEPHEDIVRLTVTHENLPNQEMLNGISRGWPAVLANLKSLLETGDVLPQAPWEMSPGHA; encoded by the coding sequence ATGGACTGGGTCTTCAAAGCGCTGGCCGACCCCACCCGGCGACTCCTGCTCGACCGTCTGCGCGAGCACAACGGCCAGACGCTGAGCGAGCTGTGCGAGCGGTTGGACATGACCCGCCAGTCGGCGACACAGCATCTCGACATCCTTGGGCGGGCCAACCTCGTGACCGTCGTGCGACGGGGACGGGAGCGGCTTCACTACCTCAACCCGACACCGATCCACGAGCTGGAGGAGCGCTGGATTTCGGGGTTCGACAAGCCCCGCCTGCAAGCGATCAGTGCCATCAAGAACCAGGCAGAGGAGTACGCCATGACCGACGGACCCACGTCCGTACCGACCTACGTCTATGTCACCTACATCCGCGCGAGCGCGGAGCAGGTGTGGCAAGCCCTGACGGACGCGGACCTGACAGCGCGCTACTGGGGACACGCCAACATCTCGGACTGGCAACCCGGTTCGACCTGGGAGCATCGACGCGTCGACGGCTCAGGCGCCGTCGATGTCGTCGGTCATGTGCTCAAGACCGAACCTCCGACACGCTTGGTCATCACCTTCGAGGACACCCCCGACGCCGGAACACCGAGGGAACCGTCGGTCGTCACGTTCCTCGTCGAACCGCACGAGGACATCGTCCGCCTCACCGTGACCCACGAGAATCTCCCCAACCAGGAGATGCTCAACGGCATCTCGCGCGGATGGCCGGCCGTGTTGGCGAACCTCAAGTCGCTGCTCGAGACCGGCGATGTCCTCCCGCAGGCGCCATGGGAGATGTCTCCCGGGCACGCCTGA
- a CDS encoding family 1 encapsulin nanocompartment shell protein has protein sequence MNNLHRELAPITPEAWAQIEEEARRTFQRNVGGRRVVDVTGPDGPALASVGTGHLTHIEGPGPGVTALLRQVQPLVELRVPFKVGRDAVDDVERGSNDSDWQPVKDAARAMAFTEDRAVFEGYEAAGIDGLRRRTSHPVHALPVETRAYPDAVSRALTTLRLAGVAGPYSLLLGADAYTLVSETSDHGYPITEHLSRMLDAPPIWAPAVDGAFLLSTRGGDFELRLGEDLAIGYTAHDANEIELYFRQSLTFLVYTDEAVVALGS, from the coding sequence ATGAACAACCTGCACCGCGAACTGGCGCCGATCACGCCCGAGGCATGGGCACAGATCGAGGAGGAAGCCCGCCGTACCTTCCAGCGCAACGTGGGGGGCCGTCGTGTCGTGGACGTCACCGGACCCGACGGTCCCGCGCTTGCCTCGGTCGGCACCGGCCATCTCACCCACATCGAAGGGCCCGGACCGGGCGTCACCGCTCTGCTGCGCCAAGTGCAGCCCCTGGTCGAACTGCGCGTCCCCTTCAAGGTCGGTCGCGATGCGGTGGACGACGTAGAGCGCGGCTCGAACGACTCCGACTGGCAACCGGTCAAGGACGCGGCGCGCGCCATGGCGTTCACCGAGGACCGGGCCGTCTTCGAGGGGTACGAGGCAGCGGGTATCGACGGGCTGCGCAGGCGTACCTCCCATCCTGTGCACGCCCTGCCGGTGGAGACACGTGCGTACCCGGATGCCGTCAGCCGCGCGCTGACGACCCTGCGCCTGGCCGGAGTCGCCGGCCCGTATTCGCTGCTGCTGGGCGCCGACGCGTACACCCTGGTGAGCGAGACGTCCGACCACGGCTATCCGATCACGGAGCATCTCAGCCGGATGCTGGACGCCCCGCCCATCTGGGCGCCCGCGGTCGACGGCGCCTTTCTGCTGTCCACCCGCGGTGGGGACTTCGAACTGCGGCTCGGTGAGGACCTCGCGATCGGCTACACCGCTCATGACGCGAACGAGATCGAGTTGTACTTCCGCCAGAGCCTGACCTTCCTGGTGTACACCGACGAGGCCGTGGTGGCACTCGGCTCGTGA
- a CDS encoding SMI1/KNR4 family protein, which produces MGSPGWIVFGDNGGGDRIAVDLTPGPRGHAGQIIMLDHEQDVGGDLLADSLTGLVSNGLGEGRRGPRGDQPPAVARVNIGSLSSVEAAAHPELEVLSIGVWEGEPLSLAPVTGLPRLRTLTAYPGTLADPLEIAELTGLEFLELGPEDWRVLLDAEAVPRSLSAASIEIHGTRHPLPIVALANELLALWDRPPITRTTLEGNLGPVA; this is translated from the coding sequence GTGGGCTCCCCCGGCTGGATCGTCTTCGGCGACAACGGCGGCGGCGACCGCATCGCGGTGGACCTGACACCGGGCCCGCGCGGACACGCGGGACAGATCATCATGCTCGACCATGAGCAGGACGTCGGCGGCGACCTGCTCGCCGACTCCCTCACCGGCCTGGTGTCGAACGGACTCGGCGAAGGGCGGCGGGGCCCTCGCGGGGACCAGCCACCGGCCGTGGCCCGGGTGAACATCGGAAGCCTGAGCAGTGTCGAGGCCGCCGCCCATCCCGAGCTGGAGGTCCTGTCCATCGGCGTGTGGGAGGGGGAGCCGCTCAGCCTCGCCCCCGTCACCGGGCTCCCCCGCCTGCGGACTCTCACGGCCTACCCCGGTACGCTCGCCGACCCGCTGGAGATCGCCGAGCTGACCGGGCTCGAGTTCCTGGAACTCGGGCCGGAGGATTGGCGTGTCCTGCTCGATGCCGAAGCTGTCCCGCGTAGCCTGTCGGCCGCCTCCATCGAGATCCACGGCACCCGCCACCCGCTCCCGATCGTGGCCCTCGCCAACGAACTCCTCGCGCTATGGGACCGCCCTCCGATCACTCGGACGACCCTCGAAGGCAACCTCGGCCCCGTGGCGTAG
- a CDS encoding IS5 family transposase (programmed frameshift) has protein sequence MRRHELSDAEWEFVRPLLPASLRGRKRLDDRRVLNGIVWKFRTGTAWRDVPERYGSWATLHTRFRRWAKDGTFERMLRAAQAKADAAGDIDWLVSVDSTVVRAHQHAAGARKGALPAGTLGRSRGGLTSKIHLACDGLGRPLAFTLTGGNTNDCTQFTAVMEAIRVPRPGPGRPRVRPAHVLGDKGYSSRAIRTWLRHRDIPHTIPERADQVRNRLRRGSRGGRPPAFDKQVYKRRNVVERCFNRLKQWRGIATRYDKTAESYQAAVTLASLLMWA, from the exons ATACGTCGTCATGAACTGTCCGATGCCGAGTGGGAGTTCGTCCGGCCGTTGCTGCCCGCGTCCTTGCGGGGCCGCAAGCGGTTGGACGACCGAAGGGTCCTCAACGGGATCGTGTGGAAGTTCCGCACCGGCACGGCCTGGCGGGATGTGCCCGAGCGGTACGGATCGTGGGCCACGCTGCACACCCGTTTCCGCCGGTGGGCCAAGGACGGCACCTTCGAGCGGATGCTGCGGGCCGCGCAGGCCAAGGCGGACGCGGCCGGGGACATCGACTGGCTGGTGTCGGTCGACTCCACCGTCGTGCGGGCCCACCAGCACGCGGCCGGGGCCCGAAAGGGGGCTCTGCCCGCCGGCAC ACTCGGACGCTCGCGGGGTGGCCTGACCAGCAAGATCCACCTTGCCTGCGATGGGCTCGGCCGCCCGCTGGCCTTCACCCTCACGGGCGGGAACACCAACGACTGCACGCAGTTCACCGCCGTGATGGAAGCGATCCGGGTGCCCCGTCCCGGGCCGGGACGGCCCCGGGTGCGGCCCGCCCACGTCCTCGGCGACAAGGGCTACAGCTCCCGCGCGATACGGACCTGGCTGCGACACCGAGACATCCCGCACACCATCCCCGAGCGGGCGGACCAAGTCCGCAACCGGCTCCGGCGCGGCAGCCGGGGCGGGCGTCCGCCGGCCTTCGACAAGCAGGTCTACAAGCGGCGCAACGTCGTGGAACGCTGCTTCAACCGCCTCAAGCAATGGCGCGGCATCGCGACCCGCTACGACAAGACCGCCGAGTCCTACCAAGCAGCCGTCACCCTCGCCTCGCTCCTGATGTGGGCGTGA
- a CDS encoding NUDIX hydrolase produces the protein MTLEQAARGGVDAVVVYDGRLLMVAAQDSWGLPSGTPQPAESAQAGAARLVYELTGYLVDGTSVLRAQGSAGADARPAVVCQLLSRAPSAEARLDPEQIRWAPFAEALDAGLPEAVRDYLVGHSPV, from the coding sequence ATGACGCTGGAGCAGGCTGCCCGGGGCGGGGTGGACGCGGTCGTCGTGTACGACGGGCGTCTGCTGATGGTGGCCGCGCAGGACAGCTGGGGGCTGCCGTCGGGCACCCCGCAGCCCGCCGAGTCGGCACAGGCCGGCGCGGCGCGCCTGGTGTACGAGCTCACCGGGTACCTCGTCGACGGCACATCCGTGCTGCGGGCGCAGGGGTCGGCTGGAGCGGACGCACGGCCCGCTGTGGTGTGCCAGCTGTTGAGCCGGGCTCCCTCGGCGGAGGCGCGACTCGACCCGGAGCAGATCCGCTGGGCTCCGTTCGCCGAAGCCCTCGACGCGGGGCTGCCCGAAGCCGTGCGGGACTACCTGGTGGGCCATTCACCCGTGTAG
- a CDS encoding AraC family transcriptional regulator, which translates to MYLEELRTLLARHARPEWTTAIDGVLISKVERSDPPAPSMTGTVLAVIAQGAKRLALGDRVYEYRAGQYLVASVDLPVTGQFTDADPEHPALGFGLTLEPSVVAELLLQAGPGEAPRAGGGALPGIAVSDAPDPLLDAVVRLLRLLDEPRDRTVLAPLVKREILWRLITGEQGGIVRQLGLADSSLSHVARSVRWIREHYAQPFKVEDVAQLAGMSVSAFYRNFQAVTAMSPIQFQKQIRLQEARLLLAIHPNDVTAVGHRVGYDSASQFSREYRRQFGAPPSQDAARLRHAAHTTAGALP; encoded by the coding sequence ATGTACCTCGAAGAGCTCCGCACCTTGCTGGCCCGACACGCACGGCCGGAGTGGACCACCGCCATCGACGGCGTCCTCATCTCGAAGGTCGAGCGGTCCGACCCACCGGCGCCGTCGATGACCGGCACGGTGCTGGCGGTCATCGCACAGGGCGCCAAACGCCTCGCGCTGGGCGACCGGGTGTACGAGTACCGCGCTGGGCAGTACCTCGTCGCGTCGGTGGACCTGCCCGTCACCGGCCAGTTCACCGACGCCGACCCGGAGCACCCGGCACTGGGTTTCGGTCTCACGCTGGAACCGTCCGTCGTCGCCGAACTGCTGCTGCAGGCCGGGCCCGGAGAGGCTCCTCGCGCCGGCGGCGGCGCGTTGCCGGGCATCGCCGTCAGTGACGCTCCGGATCCGCTGCTCGACGCGGTGGTCCGGCTGCTGCGCCTGCTCGATGAACCCCGCGACCGGACGGTGCTCGCGCCGCTGGTCAAGCGGGAGATCCTGTGGCGGCTGATCACCGGCGAACAGGGCGGTATCGTGCGCCAGCTCGGCCTCGCCGACAGCAGCCTCAGTCACGTCGCGCGCTCGGTGCGGTGGATCCGCGAGCACTACGCGCAGCCGTTCAAGGTCGAGGACGTGGCACAGTTGGCCGGCATGAGCGTCTCCGCCTTCTACCGCAACTTCCAGGCGGTGACCGCGATGAGCCCCATCCAGTTCCAGAAGCAGATCCGGCTGCAGGAGGCCCGACTGCTGCTCGCCATCCACCCCAACGACGTCACCGCGGTCGGCCACCGCGTCGGCTACGACAGCGCGTCACAGTTCAGCAGGGAGTACCGCCGCCAGTTCGGCGCACCCCCGAGCCAGGACGCCGCCCGCCTGCGTCACGCCGCGCACACCACCGCGGGCGCTCTTCCCTGA
- a CDS encoding putative quinol monooxygenase yields MIVNHGFNATLTARPGMGDQLADLLLTGLSDGNPGTSEHCLVYLVCRSASNPDVVHVTEGWTSEEDHHRVFAGEAAQAIVKRFDGLLAKDPEYTDYVPVHGKAAF; encoded by the coding sequence ATGATCGTCAACCACGGATTCAACGCCACCCTGACCGCCAGGCCCGGCATGGGCGACCAGCTGGCCGACCTGCTGCTGACCGGCCTGAGCGACGGCAACCCCGGCACGAGTGAACACTGCCTCGTCTATCTCGTCTGCCGGTCGGCGTCCAACCCCGACGTCGTCCATGTCACCGAGGGCTGGACCAGCGAGGAGGACCACCACCGGGTCTTCGCCGGCGAAGCCGCTCAGGCCATCGTGAAGCGGTTCGACGGGCTGCTCGCGAAGGACCCCGAGTACACCGACTACGTACCGGTTCACGGCAAGGCCGCCTTCTGA